The Ignavibacteriota bacterium genome contains a region encoding:
- a CDS encoding CDGSH iron-sulfur domain-containing protein, with protein MTKITVKTNGSIRIEGEFELFDAEGNKFDLSGRTAISLCRCGQSKNMPFCDSTHKQIGFQSEIKARVLEPLKV; from the coding sequence ATGACAAAGATAACAGTAAAAACAAACGGCTCCATTCGCATCGAAGGAGAATTTGAACTCTTCGACGCTGAAGGGAACAAATTTGATTTATCAGGACGCACGGCAATTTCCCTCTGCCGGTGCGGGCAAAGCAAAAACATGCCGTTTTGCGACAGTACACACAAACAAATAGGATTTCAATCCGAAATCAAAGCACGCGTGCTTGAACCTCTGAAAGTATAA
- a CDS encoding carbohydrate ABC transporter permease produces the protein MKTIHSYIIISALLLLALTMLLPFLWMISTSLMTELEVYQFPPKFLPSSWKWSNFIEALTLQPFPRYFFNTMVVATASVLGQLLFCSMAAYAFARLKFVGRDKLFGLYLSTMMIPAIVTIIPAFLIINKFGWVNTYWALFTPSLSSVWGIFLLRQFFQTIPKDLEDAARVDGASEFTIFWKIVLPLSKPALATLAIFAFMGSWKDFLWPLLVTNRMDMRTVEVGIANFSNLYTTDWPHQMAAAVMVMLPVIIVFFFAQKYFVRGITFTGMK, from the coding sequence ATGAAAACAATTCATTCATACATTATCATTAGCGCGCTTCTGCTTCTTGCCCTCACGATGCTACTTCCCTTTCTCTGGATGATTAGCACATCGTTGATGACAGAACTTGAAGTCTATCAGTTTCCCCCGAAGTTTCTTCCATCGTCATGGAAGTGGTCGAACTTTATCGAAGCGTTGACACTTCAACCGTTCCCAAGATATTTTTTCAACACGATGGTTGTTGCCACTGCTTCCGTTCTCGGTCAATTATTATTTTGTTCGATGGCGGCATACGCGTTTGCCCGGTTGAAATTTGTCGGGCGCGATAAATTGTTTGGGTTGTATCTTTCCACGATGATGATTCCGGCAATCGTTACTATCATCCCGGCATTTCTTATTATCAACAAATTCGGTTGGGTGAATACGTATTGGGCGTTGTTTACCCCGTCGCTTTCAAGTGTGTGGGGAATATTTTTGCTCAGGCAATTTTTTCAAACCATTCCCAAAGATTTGGAAGATGCCGCGCGTGTTGATGGCGCAAGCGAGTTCACTATTTTCTGGAAGATAGTTTTGCCGCTTTCCAAGCCTGCGCTTGCGACGCTTGCCATTTTTGCATTTATGGGAAGTTGGAAAGATTTTCTTTGGCCCCTTCTTGTTACAAACCGAATGGATATGCGCACCGTCGAAGTCGGGATTGCAAATTTCAGCAATCTCTACACAACCGATTGGCCCCACCAGATGGCAGCCGCTGTTATGGTGATGCTTCCGGTGATTATCGTTTTCTTTTTCGCACAGAAATATTTCGTTCGGGGAATTACGTTTACCGGGATGAAGTGA
- a CDS encoding MFS transporter — MTNTQTISTWKFPKAFWTANIVELFERAAYYGVFIAVTLYLTDVVGFDDVDAAWLSGFFSAGMYFLPPFTGAFADKIGFRKAILLAFSLLTIGYFTLGALPYKAMVVPAFVILMFGGSFIKSIITGTVAKTSDSANRAKAYSIFYGMVNVGAFLGKTIAFPLRLNLGLVSINYFSALMTLLALITVYLFYKNVDMHGEGKKIREVWDGLVRILKRPRLLILILIVTGFWMIQHQMYATMPKYVLRTVGVTASPEWIANVNPAVVMTCVVLITAMMKKVKAVSSMFVGMVLMPFSAICMASSPLLESIAGHQVSIFGLFTAHPVTVMMIVGIMFQGLAECFISPRYLEFFSLQAPKGEEGLYLGFSHLHSFLASVLGFGISGYLLMNYCPDPKTLSPEQMVHAYDNANYIWYYFSAIGFVSAVGLAIYSKVTAKIDAKKR; from the coding sequence ATGACCAACACACAAACAATATCAACTTGGAAATTTCCCAAAGCATTCTGGACTGCCAACATCGTCGAGTTATTCGAGCGGGCGGCGTATTACGGAGTGTTCATCGCTGTCACTCTCTATCTCACCGATGTCGTCGGGTTCGATGATGTGGACGCCGCGTGGTTAAGCGGCTTCTTCTCGGCGGGAATGTATTTTCTTCCGCCGTTCACCGGAGCGTTTGCCGATAAAATCGGTTTCCGAAAAGCAATCTTACTGGCGTTTTCACTGTTAACTATCGGGTACTTCACGCTCGGCGCACTGCCGTACAAAGCCATGGTTGTTCCTGCGTTCGTCATTCTGATGTTCGGAGGCTCGTTCATCAAATCCATCATTACCGGTACGGTGGCAAAAACATCCGACTCGGCTAATCGTGCAAAAGCATATTCTATCTTTTATGGAATGGTGAATGTCGGAGCGTTCCTTGGAAAGACCATTGCGTTTCCGCTTCGTCTGAATCTTGGACTTGTCTCCATCAATTATTTTTCCGCGTTGATGACGTTGCTGGCGCTAATTACTGTCTATCTCTTTTACAAAAATGTTGATATGCACGGCGAGGGAAAAAAGATTCGCGAGGTGTGGGACGGACTTGTTCGCATTCTGAAAAGACCGCGCTTGTTGATTTTAATTCTCATTGTCACTGGCTTCTGGATGATTCAACACCAGATGTATGCAACAATGCCGAAATATGTGTTGCGCACGGTCGGCGTTACCGCCTCACCCGAATGGATTGCCAACGTTAATCCGGCTGTTGTTATGACATGTGTTGTTCTCATAACAGCGATGATGAAGAAGGTAAAGGCGGTCAGTTCTATGTTTGTCGGTATGGTATTGATGCCATTCTCTGCAATTTGTATGGCGTCAAGTCCGTTACTCGAATCAATTGCCGGGCATCAGGTTTCTATTTTCGGGTTGTTTACTGCTCATCCGGTTACGGTGATGATGATTGTGGGTATAATGTTCCAGGGACTTGCCGAGTGTTTCATCTCCCCGCGCTATTTAGAATTTTTCTCACTTCAGGCGCCCAAAGGTGAAGAAGGATTATATCTCGGATTCAGTCACTTACACTCATTTCTTGCATCGGTGCTTGGCTTCGGCATCTCCGGTTACTTGTTGATGAATTATTGTCCCGACCCGAAAACATTATCGCCCGAACAAATGGTTCACGCATACGACAATGCAAATTATATCTGGTATTATTTCTCTGCTATCGGATTTGTTTCAGCCGTCGGGCTTGCTATTTATTCGAAAGTAACGGCAAAGATTGATGCGAAGAAGCGGTGA
- a CDS encoding exo-alpha-sialidase, with protein sequence MPVLSQFPNIRVSSVSSNDPEEVSIAINPVNPLNLAAGANINYYYYSTNGGQSWTQGRLSSSYGVWGDPVVTYDADGNLYFGHLSNPPSPGYWIDRIVVQKSTNGGQTWNNGAGIGFSPPSKNQDKEWLIVDWTNSPYRNNVYMAWTEFDSYGSSSVLDSTRILFSRTTDAGATWSSPVRISDHGGNCIDEDETVEGAVPAVGPNGEVYLAWSGPLGIMFDKSTDGGVTWGTDVFVTPQPGGWDYAIPGIYRANGLPITACDISNSPHRGNVYVQWTDQRNGTGNTDAFIIKSTDGGATWGNVVRVNNDTTTRHQFFSWMTVDPMTGVVYVCFYDRRNTTGNATDFYVAKSTDGGETFTNFRVSDSSFTPTSSIFFGDYSCIAALEGKVYPIWMRLDGSKLSVWIAPFDDTYHASLSVREKWNMVSVPLAVNDFRKSELFPYAESPAFAYEGSYVVKETLALGAGYWMKFPSPDSIQLLGVQVTRETLDVQESWNMLGSISEPVAVNNIVSIPPGIISTPFYSFDGTRYNPVDTIHPGTATFVKTNQDGQLLLASAAQARGKILQTENIEQSPVYFSSSNTITYEVKEHGNVTLKIFEREGEAIATLVDEVKDAGTYQVKWKPEREQPGVYRFWLCTRSGSENEPVVETGKLMMYGK encoded by the coding sequence ATGCCAGTTCTTTCACAGTTCCCGAACATCAGAGTCAGCAGTGTTTCTTCCAATGACCCGGAAGAAGTGAGCATTGCAATCAATCCGGTTAACCCGCTCAATCTCGCGGCGGGAGCGAATATCAATTATTACTATTACTCCACGAACGGCGGACAAAGTTGGACGCAAGGGCGACTCAGTTCTTCGTATGGAGTTTGGGGCGATCCCGTTGTTACGTACGACGCGGATGGTAATTTATATTTCGGACATCTTTCCAATCCGCCGTCGCCGGGATATTGGATTGACCGCATCGTTGTACAAAAATCTACCAACGGCGGACAAACATGGAACAACGGAGCCGGCATCGGGTTCAGTCCGCCAAGTAAAAATCAGGACAAAGAATGGCTTATCGTAGATTGGACAAACTCGCCGTATCGCAACAATGTCTATATGGCGTGGACGGAGTTTGATAGTTACGGAAGTTCCAGCGTTCTTGATAGCACGCGAATTCTTTTCTCCCGCACAACTGATGCCGGCGCAACGTGGTCGTCGCCGGTTCGCATCAGCGACCACGGCGGCAACTGCATTGACGAAGATGAAACAGTTGAAGGCGCAGTGCCTGCAGTCGGACCGAACGGCGAGGTCTATCTTGCATGGTCGGGTCCGCTTGGAATTATGTTTGATAAATCAACCGATGGCGGCGTGACATGGGGAACGGATGTCTTTGTTACGCCGCAACCCGGCGGTTGGGATTATGCAATCCCCGGAATTTACCGCGCAAATGGCTTACCGATTACCGCATGCGATATCAGCAACTCTCCGCATCGCGGCAATGTTTATGTTCAGTGGACTGACCAACGGAACGGAACGGGCAATACGGATGCATTCATTATCAAATCAACCGACGGAGGCGCAACGTGGGGAAATGTTGTGCGGGTGAATAACGACACGACAACGCGCCACCAGTTTTTTTCATGGATGACAGTTGACCCTATGACGGGAGTCGTGTATGTCTGCTTCTATGATAGAAGAAACACCACCGGCAACGCCACTGATTTCTATGTTGCAAAGTCAACCGATGGCGGCGAGACGTTTACCAATTTCAGAGTGAGCGATTCGTCCTTCACACCGACGTCAAGTATTTTCTTTGGTGATTATTCTTGCATAGCCGCACTTGAGGGGAAGGTCTATCCGATTTGGATGCGACTTGACGGAAGTAAACTCAGCGTCTGGATTGCGCCGTTTGATGATACCTACCATGCCAGTTTGTCGGTCCGTGAAAAATGGAACATGGTTTCCGTTCCTCTTGCCGTCAATGATTTCCGGAAGAGCGAATTGTTCCCGTATGCGGAATCGCCTGCGTTTGCCTACGAAGGGAGTTACGTCGTCAAAGAAACGCTTGCGCTCGGTGCTGGGTACTGGATGAAATTTCCTTCGCCGGACAGCATTCAACTGTTGGGAGTACAGGTTACCCGCGAAACGCTTGATGTACAAGAAAGTTGGAACATGCTCGGTTCGATCTCAGAGCCTGTAGCAGTAAACAACATTGTGAGTATTCCTCCGGGAATAATTTCCACGCCGTTTTATTCGTTCGATGGAACAAGATACAATCCGGTTGATACGATTCATCCCGGGACGGCAACGTTTGTGAAGACAAATCAGGATGGGCAACTTCTTCTTGCATCTGCGGCACAAGCACGTGGGAAGATTCTTCAAACAGAAAATATTGAACAATCGCCTGTGTACTTTTCATCAAGCAATACTATCACCTACGAAGTAAAAGAACACGGCAACGTTACACTGAAAATATTCGAACGTGAAGGAGAAGCGATTGCAACGCTTGTTGACGAAGTAAAAGATGCAGGAACGTATCAGGTGAAATGGAAACCTGAACGAGAACAACCCGGCGTATATCGTTTTTGGTTGTGCACGCGTTCAGGTTCAGAGAACGAACCGGTGGTGGAGACGGGGAAGTTGATGATGTATGGAAAATAA
- a CDS encoding tetratricopeptide repeat protein gives MKHQIENRQQRYTIIVLLIATTLVAFINIFESEFIKFDDTGYVLNNRQVQSGLTGETIKWAFQTNQQSNWHPLTWLSLAADYSMYGLSAKGFHTTNLLLHILNSVLLFLVFERMTKSLWQSAFVAFVFALHPLHVESVAWVSERKDVLSSLFWILTMGAYVLYAESENKKYFYFTILFFALGLLAKPMLVTLPFVLLLLDYWPLQRLRLGEALPVRGKKNMSKSFVDLAKEKIPFFLLSLISSIITVIVQDKGRSVVESMVIPMNERLANAVVSYVQYLKLTLFPSGLAIFYPHPENSISILLILGSIIILVGVSVLVWKLKRNHPYLFTGWCWFLGTLVPVIGIVQVGMQAMADRYMYIPLIGVSVMIAFAGTSLLKESNRKLLTIFFVLVVGAMMSATYMQTGKWKNSKTLFEHTLAVTSDNYLAHHILGTVALGSGKTSDAISHFREVIRIMPTYEQTYNNLGVAFARIGNLVEAEKSWRRGLELAPTADMYSNLGNLYLSQGKESEASRELQNALRMNPNHIEAHFNYGHVLARTGKFKEARFQFEEVLRLAPGYQAAKEALQRLENVK, from the coding sequence ATGAAACATCAAATAGAAAACAGACAACAGCGCTACACTATAATAGTGCTTCTCATTGCAACAACGCTCGTTGCTTTCATCAATATTTTCGAGAGCGAGTTCATCAAGTTTGATGACACAGGATATGTGTTGAACAATCGTCAGGTGCAATCGGGGCTGACTGGCGAAACAATCAAATGGGCATTTCAAACAAATCAGCAAAGCAACTGGCATCCGCTAACATGGCTCTCGCTTGCGGCTGATTACTCGATGTACGGGTTGAGCGCGAAGGGATTTCATACCACGAATTTGTTGCTTCATATACTGAACAGTGTCTTGCTATTTCTCGTGTTCGAGCGGATGACGAAATCGTTGTGGCAGAGCGCGTTCGTGGCGTTCGTGTTTGCGCTTCATCCGCTTCATGTGGAATCTGTCGCATGGGTTTCCGAGCGTAAGGATGTTTTATCGTCTCTCTTTTGGATATTGACGATGGGAGCGTATGTATTGTATGCTGAATCCGAAAATAAAAAATATTTTTACTTTACGATTCTCTTCTTTGCTTTGGGATTGCTTGCAAAGCCGATGTTGGTAACGCTACCGTTTGTCTTGTTGTTACTGGATTATTGGCCCCTTCAACGACTCAGGCTCGGTGAAGCACTGCCGGTACGTGGCAAAAAGAACATGAGCAAATCATTTGTTGATTTAGCAAAAGAGAAAATTCCATTCTTTCTGTTATCGCTCATATCAAGCATCATCACAGTCATAGTTCAGGATAAAGGAAGGTCGGTTGTTGAATCGATGGTGATTCCAATGAATGAACGATTGGCAAATGCGGTGGTGTCGTATGTTCAATATTTAAAACTGACATTGTTCCCAAGCGGACTTGCAATTTTTTATCCTCACCCGGAAAATTCAATAAGTATTCTCTTGATTCTTGGCTCAATCATCATTCTTGTCGGAGTGAGTGTGCTTGTGTGGAAGTTAAAGAGAAACCATCCGTATTTGTTTACCGGTTGGTGTTGGTTTCTCGGGACGCTTGTACCGGTCATCGGAATCGTTCAGGTCGGGATGCAGGCAATGGCAGATAGGTACATGTACATTCCGTTGATTGGAGTTTCAGTAATGATTGCTTTTGCAGGGACGTCTTTGTTGAAGGAAAGCAATCGCAAGTTGCTTACAATCTTTTTTGTACTTGTGGTTGGAGCGATGATGTCGGCAACGTACATGCAGACGGGGAAATGGAAAAACAGCAAGACATTGTTTGAACACACACTTGCCGTAACATCTGATAATTATCTCGCTCACCATATTCTCGGAACGGTTGCACTTGGTTCAGGAAAGACAAGCGATGCAATTTCTCATTTCCGCGAAGTAATACGCATCATGCCGACATATGAGCAGACATACAATAATCTTGGTGTTGCGTTTGCACGGATAGGGAATCTGGTTGAGGCAGAAAAGAGTTGGCGACGCGGATTGGAACTTGCCCCTACTGCCGACATGTATTCTAATTTAGGAAATCTGTATCTCTCGCAAGGGAAGGAAAGTGAAGCGAGTCGGGAATTGCAAAATGCGTTGCGGATGAATCCGAATCATATTGAGGCGCATTTTAATTATGGACATGTGTTGGCGAGGACAGGAAAATTTAAAGAAGCAAGGTTCCAATTTGAGGAGGTGCTTCGGTTAGCGCCTGGATATCAAGCGGCAAAGGAAGCATTGCAGAGATTAGAGAATGTAAAGTGA
- a CDS encoding TonB-dependent receptor yields MKTTFYSLVILFLFSTFAGSLLFAGNTGKIIGRVVDERNEPLMGVNILVVGTTRGAVSDMDGKYAIIGVPIGSHTVRASQIGYQTVEATGVKVGADETTQLNFEMTSSALEQKEVVIRADVLVNPLATGSTKQISEKKIEEIPNVKDVADVMKLQAGVVKQGNNLFLRGGRANEVQYVVDGVPVNSIVGNSGELTGTSKVNEQIAQVAAGVSSGTIGGGSGALSVSANAIQSLSVQTSGFDADYGNAQSGIVNITTKSGGDKILVGAQYRTDKLANTNQNEIYQSYNIGGPEPISRYLLPSLGLKLPGSISFFFSADITRSDGANSYDDNEFFHPLGRKVELDGFLGGIMNGLGFTFYDNLENSFTFNSKIKYDISGDDQVSYGYRASLQTSHGYVHSWRYFADSSSLSSTLSTQHVLSWTHFFSPKAFMKMNIAKLSHRDGNDIAGLKPYEYPVVNSNDYDFDINEDGFVDLGASQRWYQSNTEQWSARFDYNNQIHELHLLKTGLEFNYEVLQSTDISQPTALIKDDTTGELISPPYPEYMDRHRGLYPGYGKIRYVLDNYPHRGALYVQDNIEFSGLNIHLGLRYDYLDLGRQVYYSSFVKRWYSNVNQGETNEGEKLRPEWMDVHGVEYSLDLSDESDELLLSDADRFWYALTHGDFSPRLAIGYPVTDRIVFYFNYGHFYQYPERDQYYRDLPRNVESWLGNPNLKPRKTVQYEAGFEDQMTDDFAFSVHAFYKDYFGYITLVRRLGEIRIYQNLDYASTRGFEISASNNFSQHLTSSISYSYQIAKGRSSSEIGTIINPNSDLPRETRLDWDQQHTANFIFSYRVGHNEEGEFFGLPFINNYGISLTWSYGSGFPYTPQITGRSTDLKNEYLSNNETRPYTSTTNLSIYKGFLLFGRMNAQVTLDITNLFNRRNVQTGDPNGGFNNRDGRPYVFGDYNNNEEKVINPYRNNDARIPPTVFEPPRQILLGVKLNWE; encoded by the coding sequence ATGAAAACAACATTTTACTCGCTTGTAATTCTTTTTCTTTTTAGTACGTTCGCCGGTTCGTTGCTCTTTGCAGGGAATACCGGAAAAATAATCGGTCGTGTTGTAGATGAAAGAAATGAACCGTTAATGGGGGTAAACATTCTTGTTGTCGGAACAACGCGCGGCGCTGTTTCGGATATGGACGGAAAATATGCCATCATCGGTGTCCCGATTGGCTCTCATACTGTACGTGCAAGTCAGATTGGATATCAAACGGTAGAAGCTACCGGTGTAAAAGTCGGGGCAGATGAAACAACACAGTTGAATTTTGAAATGACAAGTTCTGCGTTGGAACAGAAAGAAGTTGTTATTCGAGCCGATGTACTTGTGAATCCATTGGCAACCGGCTCAACAAAACAAATCAGTGAAAAGAAGATTGAAGAAATTCCGAATGTGAAAGATGTTGCCGATGTGATGAAACTTCAGGCGGGTGTTGTGAAACAAGGAAATAATCTATTTCTTCGCGGCGGACGCGCAAACGAAGTGCAGTACGTTGTTGATGGTGTTCCTGTTAATAGTATAGTAGGAAATTCCGGGGAGTTAACAGGTACCTCGAAAGTGAACGAACAAATTGCACAGGTAGCGGCAGGAGTTTCATCGGGTACGATCGGCGGTGGTTCCGGTGCGCTTTCGGTTTCTGCAAACGCGATTCAATCGCTTAGTGTTCAAACAAGCGGATTCGATGCTGATTATGGGAACGCGCAATCAGGTATCGTGAACATCACAACGAAATCAGGTGGTGATAAAATACTTGTTGGTGCGCAATACCGTACAGATAAACTAGCTAACACAAACCAGAATGAAATTTATCAATCGTATAACATCGGTGGTCCTGAGCCAATCTCGAGATATTTGTTGCCTTCGCTTGGTCTGAAATTACCCGGCTCAATTTCATTCTTTTTTAGTGCGGATATTACACGAAGCGACGGAGCAAACTCATACGATGATAATGAGTTTTTCCATCCTCTAGGTAGAAAGGTTGAATTGGATGGTTTCCTTGGCGGGATAATGAACGGACTCGGTTTTACATTCTATGACAACTTGGAAAATTCATTTACATTTAACTCTAAAATAAAGTACGATATTAGCGGAGACGATCAGGTCTCCTATGGTTACCGAGCGAGTTTGCAAACTTCGCACGGTTATGTCCATTCCTGGCGATATTTTGCCGATTCTTCAAGTCTGAGTTCGACACTTTCAACGCAGCATGTGTTATCATGGACTCATTTCTTTAGTCCAAAAGCTTTCATGAAAATGAATATAGCGAAGCTTTCGCACAGGGATGGTAATGATATTGCAGGATTAAAGCCATATGAATATCCAGTTGTTAATTCGAATGATTACGATTTTGATATTAATGAAGATGGATTTGTTGATCTTGGTGCATCACAAAGGTGGTACCAATCAAATACAGAGCAATGGTCAGCCCGGTTTGACTACAATAATCAGATTCATGAACTTCATTTGTTGAAAACTGGTTTGGAATTTAATTACGAGGTGTTACAATCAACTGATATTTCTCAACCAACAGCACTCATCAAAGATGATACTACAGGTGAGTTAATTTCCCCACCCTACCCCGAGTATATGGATAGACACAGAGGTTTATATCCGGGGTATGGGAAAATCCGTTATGTGTTGGATAATTATCCACATAGGGGAGCATTATACGTTCAGGATAATATAGAATTTTCTGGTTTAAATATTCACTTAGGACTTCGTTATGATTATCTAGATTTAGGAAGACAGGTGTATTACTCAAGTTTTGTAAAACGATGGTATAGTAATGTAAATCAGGGTGAAACAAATGAAGGAGAAAAATTACGTCCTGAATGGATGGATGTCCATGGTGTTGAGTATAGTCTTGACCTCTCAGATGAAAGTGATGAGCTATTGTTGTCAGATGCGGATAGGTTTTGGTATGCGTTGACGCATGGAGATTTTAGTCCAAGGCTTGCAATTGGTTATCCGGTAACAGATAGAATCGTGTTTTATTTTAACTATGGTCATTTTTATCAATATCCTGAACGTGACCAATACTATAGAGATTTGCCAAGAAATGTAGAAAGTTGGCTTGGCAATCCTAATTTGAAACCAAGAAAAACTGTTCAGTATGAAGCAGGATTTGAAGACCAGATGACTGATGATTTTGCTTTTTCAGTTCATGCTTTCTATAAAGATTATTTCGGTTATATAACGTTGGTCAGGCGACTTGGTGAAATTCGGATATATCAAAATCTTGACTATGCAAGTACGAGGGGATTCGAGATATCTGCAAGTAATAATTTTTCTCAACACCTTACTTCGAGTATCAGCTATTCATATCAAATTGCTAAGGGTCGTTCGTCCAGTGAAATCGGCACAATTATTAATCCTAATTCCGATTTGCCGAGAGAAACCAGATTAGATTGGGATCAACAGCATACGGCAAATTTTATCTTCAGTTATCGTGTTGGGCATAATGAAGAAGGAGAGTTTTTCGGACTTCCTTTTATCAATAATTACGGTATTTCATTAACGTGGAGTTATGGAAGCGGATTCCCTTATACACCGCAGATTACAGGACGGAGTACTGATTTGAAGAATGAATATCTTTCAAATAATGAAACACGTCCTTATACCTCAACGACGAATCTTTCTATTTATAAAGGATTTCTGCTCTTTGGTAGAATGAACGCACAGGTTACGCTCGATATTACCAATTTATTTAACCGGAGAAACGTACAGACTGGAGATCCAAACGGCGGATTTAATAATAGAGACGGAAGACCGTATGTGTTCGGTGATTATAATAATAATGAGGAGAAGGTGATAAACCCGTATCGAAATAACGATGCACGTATTCCGCCCACTGTCTTCGAACCCCCGCGTCAAATTTTACTCGGTGTAAAATTAAATTGGGAATAA